The following coding sequences lie in one Crassostrea angulata isolate pt1a10 chromosome 10, ASM2561291v2, whole genome shotgun sequence genomic window:
- the LOC128167428 gene encoding cytochrome P450 3A9-like translates to MIFYIATVIFIILALYKYLVYHFNTFERLGIPGPKPTFFLGNLLEIRNKGQLQAIIDWRKEYGRIFGYFEGYTPVLSVSDPDLLKDVLVKDFENFQSRKPFPLAPRKSLGLFLENGHQWKRSRTLLTPAFSAGKLKQMFGIMNECTDHLLESMNKKAKSCKTLDIYDLFQCLTLDVIGRCAFGLRTNAQADDKDPFLINVRSLFSRLSKTMILPAVMLLPFLQYFVFAMKNIVVLFGMNPVVWIRMKMKEIIQIRREMGANASTFDLVQQMLFSKVKDGSSAFSEREIVAQSMTFLLAGYETTSTVLAFFSHVLAHNQSVQKKLFDEVDSTIGNTEVNYENVKELPYFDMVFDEVCRLYPTASLIVTRQAKNTATYNGITIPAGMNIQADVWSLHHDEEFWEQPSVFNPDRFRKENKQQIKSFSFLPFGAGPRSCIGSRFAMLETKVAMVRVLKQFSFTPCAGSTKDIELDCRGAIVPKHGINVQIESRDKSAKISRYS, encoded by the exons ATGATATTCTATATAGCCACAgtgatttttattattcttgCCCTTTACAA ATACCTTGTCTACCATTTCAACACATTTGAAAGGCTTGGCATTCCGGGACCCAAACCTACATTTTTCCTCGGCAACCTCTTAGAAATCCGAAACAAG GGACAGTTACAAGCTATCATTGACTGGAGAAAAGAATATGGAAGAATCTTTGG GTATTTTGAAGGATACACACCAGTTCTTTCTGTCAGCGACCCTGATTTGCTGAAAGACGTTTTGGTTAAAGATTTTGAAAACTTCCAATCAAGAAAG CCCTTCCCTTTGGCTCCAAGAAAAAGCCTCGGGTTGTTTTTGGAAAATGGTCATCAATGGAAACGTAGTAGAACCTTGTTGACCCCAGCCTTTAGTGCTGGAAAACTCAAACAAATGTTTGGAATCATGAACGAGTGCACAGACCACCTGTTGGAGAGCATGAACAAAAAGGCAAAGAGCTGCAAGACACTCGACATTTATGA CCTTTTCCAGTGTTTGACTTTGGATGTCATTGGTCGTTGCGCATTTGGTTTGCGCACAAACGCGCAAGCAGACGACAAAGATCCATTTCTGATCAATGTGAGGAGTCTTTTTAGCCGACTAAGCAAAACCATGATTCTTCCTGCAGTCA TGCTCCTTCCTTTCTTGCAATATTTTGTGTTTGCAATGAAGAATATTGTTGTATTGTTTGGAATGAACCCAGTTGTGTGGATCagaatgaaaatgaaagaaatcatACAAATCAGAAGGGAAATGGGG GCAAATGCCAGCACCTTTGATCTGGTTCAGCAAATGCTTTTTTCAAAAGTCAAAGATGGAAGCAGTGCTTTCAGTGAGAGAGAAATCGTGGCACAAAGTATGACCTTCCTTTTGGCGGGGTACGAGACCACGAGCACGGTCCTAGCGTTCTTCAGTCACGTGCTGGCCCACAATCAAAGCGTTCAGAAGAAGTTGTTTGATGAAGTCGACTCTACTATCGGCAAT ACGGAGGTCAATTATGAAAATGTGAAAGAACTTCCCTACTTCGACATGGTATTTGACGAAGTTTGCAGGCTTTACCCCACAGCTTCACT GATTGTGACCAGACAAGCTAAGAACACAGCTACATACAATGGAATTACCATTCCTGCTGGAATGAACATTCAGGCCGATGTCTGGAGTTTACACCATGACGAGGAATTTTGGGAGCAGCCTTCCGTTTTTAACCCAGACAg gtTCAGGAAAGAAAACAAGCAACAAATCAAGTCTTTCTCCTTTCTTCCATTTGGCGCCGGTCCGAGAAGTTGTATTGGATCTCGCTTCGCCATGTTAGAGACCAAAGTCGCCATGGTTCGAGTCCTGAAACAGTTTTCTTTCACACCCTGTGCTGGATCTACAAAAGACATTGAACTCGACTGCCGCGGTGCTATCGTTCCCAAACATGGAATCAATGTTCAAATCGAGAGCAGAGACAAGTCCGCTAAAATTTCCCGATACAGCTGA